The Niallia alba genome includes a window with the following:
- a CDS encoding AAA domain-containing protein has product MTNIITTIKQWQQALQIEINYLKKYSQSKVALYNGIRLNTENDYTYYFESIGNLKVPIGSNVIIHWGSLAVKGRVLSADGKSLLVILEKMIGEDIAEAYLSHDPWELLEQLQIRFDLIKKNKRKLSRIVKLMHPSEATKHPSEELKNNVHELSLRCKYNQVSFVWGPPGTGKTYTLARVALQRYWKGKRILLLAQSNQAVDVLLTEITSTIKEKGRFKLGDILRYGGNNSNGNLEQEQITSSSLLDKKDMDLAKQRQQFIEEKRKLKQDLASSFTVRDSSQLLEMEERLASVMEKIRKRELQFMQKAKIVGTTLAKAATDPAIYEDEYDLVILDEASMAYIPQVAFAASLAKRIIICGDFKQLPPIASSRHALVDKWLKEDVFHATGVANTVHRSSLHPQLLLLNEQRRMHPSISEFTNKYIYHSLVGDHKHVEKKRKSIADKPPFKGSASVLLDSSHFGVYATFEKGSKSRVNYMHLLLALQVINEALSEKRTSIGYVTPYRAQAEIVEAMAYEFFPEALEEKRLTIATVHRFQGSERDVIIFDSVEGNPLSRPGMLLTGKESERLINVAISRAKGKFIHIVNRHYMKTTIDNRKTIRQLVNHQEMVNSVITNQQIGEWIQKKNPKLFWTHGQRIELLKKDMERSKSEVFLSIPQRKEILTQEWKQLFGRAKIVSTSEIPFPMVVIDQKVVWFGFPSELVNKSKPPSLAVRIHSPYLASYLLKSLT; this is encoded by the coding sequence ATGACAAACATTATCACTACAATCAAACAGTGGCAACAAGCGCTGCAAATAGAAATAAATTATTTAAAAAAATATAGTCAATCTAAAGTTGCTTTATATAATGGGATACGATTAAATACAGAAAATGATTATACCTATTATTTTGAAAGTATCGGCAATCTAAAGGTTCCCATTGGCTCAAATGTAATCATCCACTGGGGATCTCTGGCAGTTAAAGGACGAGTATTATCGGCAGATGGTAAGAGCCTTTTAGTCATTTTAGAAAAGATGATTGGTGAGGATATTGCTGAAGCCTATTTGTCCCATGATCCCTGGGAACTTTTAGAACAGCTGCAAATTCGCTTTGATTTGATAAAAAAGAATAAACGGAAGCTTAGTAGAATAGTAAAATTAATGCATCCTAGCGAAGCAACTAAGCATCCTAGTGAAGAGCTAAAAAATAATGTTCATGAGCTTTCGCTTAGATGTAAGTATAATCAAGTCTCTTTTGTATGGGGACCACCAGGAACAGGAAAAACGTACACACTTGCAAGAGTGGCATTACAACGTTATTGGAAAGGGAAAAGAATACTGCTTTTAGCCCAAAGTAATCAGGCAGTTGATGTACTACTGACAGAAATAACCTCAACGATAAAAGAAAAAGGCCGTTTTAAACTGGGCGATATCCTGCGATACGGGGGAAATAACAGCAATGGCAATCTGGAACAAGAGCAAATTACATCTAGCTCTTTGCTTGATAAAAAAGATATGGATCTTGCAAAGCAAAGACAACAGTTTATCGAAGAAAAACGTAAGCTTAAACAAGATCTTGCAAGTTCGTTTACAGTCAGAGATTCTTCTCAGCTGTTAGAAATGGAAGAAAGATTGGCAAGTGTCATGGAAAAAATCCGTAAAAGAGAATTACAATTTATGCAAAAAGCGAAGATTGTGGGTACTACATTAGCCAAAGCAGCGACAGATCCTGCCATTTATGAAGATGAATACGATTTAGTCATTTTAGATGAAGCCAGCATGGCATATATTCCACAAGTGGCTTTTGCTGCATCCCTTGCAAAACGAATCATTATATGTGGAGACTTTAAACAACTACCACCGATTGCATCAAGTCGCCATGCATTGGTAGACAAATGGTTAAAGGAAGATGTCTTTCATGCAACAGGTGTAGCAAATACTGTGCATCGTTCATCATTGCATCCCCAACTTTTACTACTAAACGAGCAAAGACGAATGCATCCAAGCATCTCAGAATTTACTAATAAATATATCTATCATTCATTGGTAGGGGATCATAAGCACGTGGAGAAGAAAAGAAAATCCATTGCTGACAAACCACCTTTCAAGGGGAGCGCAAGTGTCTTACTAGATTCTAGTCATTTCGGAGTTTATGCAACTTTTGAAAAAGGCTCGAAATCACGAGTGAATTATATGCATCTTTTACTAGCTTTACAAGTTATCAATGAGGCATTAAGTGAGAAAAGAACTAGTATTGGCTATGTTACACCATATCGAGCTCAAGCTGAAATAGTAGAAGCAATGGCATATGAATTTTTCCCTGAAGCACTCGAAGAAAAGCGCTTAACAATAGCAACAGTTCATCGTTTTCAAGGCAGCGAGAGAGATGTAATTATCTTTGATAGTGTGGAAGGTAATCCACTTTCACGACCAGGAATGCTTTTAACAGGAAAAGAGAGTGAGCGTTTAATTAATGTTGCGATAAGTAGGGCTAAAGGAAAATTTATTCATATAGTAAACAGACATTATATGAAAACGACAATTGATAATAGAAAAACGATTCGTCAGCTTGTCAACCATCAGGAAATGGTTAATAGTGTGATAACTAATCAACAAATTGGCGAGTGGATTCAAAAAAAGAATCCAAAGTTATTTTGGACGCATGGACAGAGGATAGAATTATTAAAAAAAGACATGGAGCGCTCAAAAAGCGAGGTGTTTTTATCCATTCCCCAACGGAAAGAAATCTTAACACAAGAGTGGAAGCAGCTTTTCGGTCGGGCAAAGATCGTATCTACTTCTGAAATACCATTTCCCATGGTCGTTATCGATCAAAAGGTAGTTTGGTTTGGCTTTCCATCAGAATTGGTGAATAAAAGCAAGCCACCTTCCCTTGCAGTCCGTATTCATTCTCCATATTTAGCTAGTTATCTATTAAAATCTTTAACGTAA
- a CDS encoding HD domain-containing protein: MRDVKLIDIYNHHIAQKYITRSGLAHALAVAYHAFEMAKESNVDVDNAAKAGFLHDMGHYTWYKDGKWDYKLYRQNDIHPIKGAERAHKLLIRLGENPVKAKEIALAVLFHTDSFIPGGSVTLSPLQKIVKLADEKDEEPGGHHHYRKITKERALKSLERLDTKIDEYIEKQMEEKN, translated from the coding sequence ATGAGAGATGTTAAGCTTATTGATATTTATAACCATCATATTGCCCAAAAATATATTACCCGATCAGGTTTAGCTCATGCTCTGGCAGTTGCTTATCATGCTTTTGAAATGGCAAAAGAATCAAATGTCGATGTCGATAATGCAGCTAAAGCCGGATTTTTACATGACATGGGTCATTACACCTGGTATAAAGATGGAAAATGGGATTATAAATTATATAGACAAAATGACATTCATCCAATTAAGGGTGCGGAAAGAGCGCATAAATTATTAATTCGTTTAGGAGAAAATCCTGTAAAAGCAAAAGAAATAGCGTTAGCGGTCCTTTTTCATACAGATAGTTTTATTCCAGGAGGATCGGTCACTCTATCACCACTGCAAAAAATAGTCAAATTAGCTGATGAGAAGGACGAGGAGCCTGGTGGCCATCATCACTATCGTAAGATAACAAAAGAACGCGCATTAAAAAGTTTAGAACGGTTAGATACAAAAATCGATGAATATATAGAAAAACAAATGGAAGAAAAAAATTAA
- the gltB gene encoding glutamate synthase large subunit — MTYNQMEKAQGLYRPEFEHDACGIGLYAHIKGEATHDIVKKGLSMLCKLDHRGGQGSDPLTGDGAGLMVQIPDAFFRKELENIALPESGKYAVGMIFFSKEDPNRDLIESKINEYIAEVGQELLGWRTVPTDFRKIGKVAQKSCPVVRQVFIQSNQANKDKLAFERKLYIIRKLAENWGRTEGKEFYFASLSSSTIVYKGLLTSDQVESFYLDVQDPTFVSAFAIVHSRFSTNTFPSWERAHPNRYLIHNGEINTLRGNFNWMKAREQQFVSEVFGEDLQRVLPILDANGSDSSVFDNALEFFILSGRTPAHAAMMMIPEPWTENPHITKGKRDFYEYHSSLMEPWDGPMAITFTDGKQIGAILDRNGLRPARYYVTKDDYIVFSSEVGVVPVEEENVLYKERLSPGKMLLIDLEEGRIVSDEELKNTIASEHPYADWLEEVIRLEETKEEKAETFADLLARQKAFGYTYEDVQKNLLPVVLEGKDPIGSMGNDTPLAVLSNKPQSLFNYFKQLFAQVTNPPIDAIREHLVTSTLSWLGAEGDLLHPDASNCYRIQLKTPILSNSNVEQLRANTSSKFTARTLDALFTDNLESSLNLLVEKAEEAIAQGVSLLILSDRTMNKEEKAIPVLLAVSALHQDLIKKGLRTKASIIVESGEVREVHHFASLIGFGADAINPYLVYATYNQAIEDGILSLSYEETVARYNTVITEGVVKVMSKMGISTVQSYRGAQIFEAVGIGKEVIDRYFTGTVSQLGGIGLNTIAEEASKRHQLGYQESIDETLDSGSDFQWRKGGEHHAFNPKTIHTLQWACRKGDYSLFKQFSEAANEESMSFLRNLLAFNATRQPIDINEVESVESIVKRFKTGAMSFGSLSKEAHETLAIAMNRLGASSNSGEGGEDPSRYMIDENGDNRRSNIKQIASGRFGVKSHYLINAKELQIKMAQGAKPGEGGQLPGNKVYPWVAEVRGSTPGVGLISPPPHHDIYSIEDLAQLIHDLKNANRDARISVKLVSKGGIGTIAAGVAKGAADVIVVSGYDGGTGASPKTSIKHTGLPWELGLAEAHQTLMLNGLRNRVVLETDGKLMTGKDVVLAALMGAEEFGFATAPLIVMGCVMMRACHLDTCPVGIATQNPELRYKFAGDPDHIVNFMRFVAEEVRELMAQLGFRTVEEMVGRTDVLKVSEEAKTHWKAKDLDLSKLLYQVDGPRTFETPQNHKIDESLDIQKILPAVQKAIINKEMLDLHYTIRNTNRVTGTIVGSEVSKLYGEEGLPENTINLHFTGSAGQSFGAFIPKGMSLYLTGDANDYIGKGLSGGRIVAKAPSVNSFDAKDNVIIGNVAFYGATSGEAFINGKAGERFAVRNSGASIVVEGIGDHGLEYMTGGEVVILGDVGKNFAAGMSGGVAYVLSKDAEQFKALCNKEMIIFEKLEERAEIERIKGLLEKHMELTDSLAAQQVLANWDKYVQQFVKVIPKDYKRMIANIQKGLEGGLSEEAAAMEAFENNSKQDKKKQTNKITVLVQ; from the coding sequence ATGACGTACAACCAAATGGAAAAAGCACAGGGCTTATATAGACCGGAATTTGAACATGATGCATGTGGAATCGGACTGTACGCTCATATAAAAGGGGAAGCGACACATGACATTGTAAAAAAAGGTTTAAGTATGCTTTGTAAATTGGATCATCGTGGCGGGCAAGGAAGTGATCCATTAACTGGAGATGGGGCTGGCTTAATGGTGCAAATACCTGATGCCTTTTTTCGAAAAGAGTTAGAAAATATTGCTCTTCCAGAGAGCGGCAAATATGCTGTTGGTATGATCTTTTTTTCCAAAGAAGATCCTAATAGAGACTTAATTGAATCAAAAATTAACGAATATATTGCAGAAGTTGGCCAAGAACTTTTAGGATGGAGAACTGTACCTACAGATTTCAGAAAAATCGGAAAAGTCGCACAGAAAAGCTGTCCGGTTGTTCGCCAAGTATTCATTCAATCAAATCAAGCAAACAAAGATAAATTAGCTTTTGAACGGAAACTATATATTATCCGCAAATTAGCGGAAAATTGGGGTAGAACGGAAGGAAAAGAATTTTACTTTGCAAGTTTATCTTCCAGCACGATTGTTTATAAAGGATTATTAACATCTGATCAAGTAGAAAGCTTTTACTTAGATGTGCAAGATCCAACTTTTGTATCTGCTTTTGCGATTGTCCACTCTCGCTTTAGTACCAATACATTTCCTAGCTGGGAAAGAGCGCATCCCAATCGATATTTAATTCATAACGGTGAGATTAATACATTACGGGGAAACTTTAACTGGATGAAAGCAAGAGAGCAGCAATTTGTGTCAGAAGTTTTTGGAGAGGATTTACAAAGGGTTCTGCCAATTTTGGATGCTAACGGAAGTGATTCTTCTGTATTTGATAATGCATTAGAATTCTTTATCTTATCGGGACGCACACCTGCTCATGCAGCAATGATGATGATTCCAGAGCCTTGGACAGAAAATCCGCATATAACAAAGGGAAAAAGAGATTTTTATGAGTATCACAGTAGCTTAATGGAACCTTGGGATGGTCCAATGGCCATTACATTCACAGATGGAAAACAAATCGGTGCTATTCTTGACCGTAATGGCTTACGTCCGGCGAGATATTATGTAACGAAAGATGACTATATCGTATTTTCTTCAGAAGTTGGAGTTGTACCAGTCGAAGAAGAAAATGTCCTTTATAAAGAGCGTTTAAGTCCAGGGAAAATGCTATTAATTGATCTTGAAGAAGGACGTATTGTTTCTGATGAGGAATTGAAAAATACGATTGCTTCCGAGCATCCATACGCTGATTGGTTAGAAGAAGTCATTCGATTAGAGGAAACAAAAGAAGAAAAAGCAGAAACATTCGCTGATTTACTTGCAAGACAAAAAGCTTTTGGCTATACGTATGAAGATGTCCAAAAGAATTTGCTTCCAGTTGTTTTAGAGGGAAAAGACCCAATTGGCTCAATGGGCAATGATACACCACTAGCCGTGTTATCTAATAAGCCACAATCCTTATTTAACTATTTTAAACAGCTATTTGCGCAAGTTACTAACCCGCCGATTGATGCGATTCGGGAACACTTAGTTACATCAACGCTTTCTTGGTTAGGAGCCGAAGGTGATTTATTACATCCTGATGCAAGTAATTGTTATCGAATCCAATTAAAAACACCTATTTTATCAAATAGTAATGTAGAGCAATTACGAGCCAATACGTCTTCAAAATTCACGGCAAGAACTCTAGATGCCTTGTTTACAGATAACTTAGAAAGTAGTTTAAATCTTCTCGTAGAAAAAGCAGAAGAAGCAATTGCACAAGGTGTATCTTTGCTTATCCTATCAGACCGAACAATGAACAAGGAAGAAAAAGCGATTCCGGTTTTACTTGCTGTAAGTGCATTGCATCAAGACTTAATTAAAAAAGGACTTCGTACGAAAGCAAGTATTATTGTAGAGTCTGGAGAAGTAAGGGAAGTTCATCATTTTGCAAGTTTAATTGGTTTCGGTGCAGATGCGATTAATCCATATTTAGTGTATGCGACCTACAATCAAGCTATAGAAGATGGGATTCTATCCCTTTCATATGAAGAAACGGTAGCAAGATATAATACAGTGATTACAGAAGGTGTCGTAAAAGTAATGTCGAAAATGGGTATATCTACTGTACAAAGCTATCGAGGAGCACAAATTTTTGAAGCTGTTGGCATCGGTAAAGAAGTAATTGATCGATACTTTACAGGCACTGTATCACAGCTTGGTGGTATTGGTTTAAATACTATTGCAGAAGAGGCATCGAAAAGGCATCAATTAGGCTATCAAGAATCGATTGATGAAACGCTAGATTCCGGCAGTGACTTTCAATGGAGAAAAGGCGGGGAACATCATGCCTTTAATCCGAAAACCATTCATACTTTACAATGGGCATGTCGAAAAGGGGATTACTCATTATTCAAACAATTCTCTGAAGCAGCCAACGAAGAAAGCATGAGTTTTTTACGAAATTTATTAGCTTTTAATGCTACTAGACAGCCGATTGATATTAATGAAGTGGAATCAGTCGAATCCATTGTAAAACGATTCAAGACTGGTGCAATGTCTTTCGGATCGTTAAGTAAGGAAGCACATGAAACATTAGCAATTGCGATGAACAGATTAGGCGCAAGTAGTAACAGTGGAGAAGGTGGAGAAGATCCATCCCGCTATATGATAGATGAAAATGGTGACAACAGAAGAAGTAATATTAAGCAGATTGCTTCGGGACGATTCGGTGTAAAAAGTCATTATTTAATTAACGCCAAAGAATTGCAAATTAAAATGGCGCAAGGTGCAAAACCAGGTGAAGGCGGGCAATTACCAGGTAATAAAGTATATCCGTGGGTTGCAGAGGTCCGTGGTTCCACACCAGGTGTAGGATTAATTTCCCCTCCGCCGCATCATGATATTTATTCGATCGAGGATTTGGCTCAACTAATTCATGATTTGAAAAATGCCAATAGAGATGCACGTATTTCCGTTAAATTAGTTTCAAAAGGCGGTATTGGTACGATTGCTGCTGGCGTTGCAAAAGGGGCAGCAGACGTAATCGTCGTAAGTGGATATGACGGGGGAACAGGAGCATCACCTAAAACAAGTATTAAACATACGGGTCTTCCATGGGAATTAGGTTTAGCAGAAGCGCATCAAACACTTATGCTAAATGGTTTACGAAATCGTGTTGTTTTGGAAACTGATGGTAAGCTCATGACAGGGAAAGACGTTGTGCTTGCAGCTCTTATGGGAGCAGAAGAATTTGGCTTTGCAACAGCTCCGCTAATTGTTATGGGATGTGTGATGATGCGTGCTTGTCACTTAGATACATGTCCAGTAGGTATCGCAACACAAAATCCAGAATTACGCTATAAATTTGCTGGCGATCCAGATCATATCGTTAACTTCATGCGTTTTGTCGCTGAAGAAGTACGTGAGCTGATGGCACAATTAGGATTCCGCACAGTGGAAGAAATGGTTGGTAGAACAGATGTACTAAAAGTCAGCGAAGAAGCAAAAACACATTGGAAAGCAAAAGATTTAGATTTATCGAAGCTTTTATATCAAGTGGATGGACCTAGAACGTTTGAAACACCACAAAATCATAAAATTGATGAAAGCTTAGATATTCAAAAAATTCTTCCAGCCGTTCAAAAAGCAATCATTAATAAAGAAATGTTGGATTTGCATTATACAATCAGAAATACAAATCGCGTAACAGGCACTATCGTAGGTAGTGAAGTATCGAAGCTATATGGGGAAGAAGGTCTTCCAGAAAATACAATTAATTTACATTTCACCGGTTCAGCAGGCCAAAGCTTTGGTGCTTTTATCCCTAAAGGCATGAGTTTATATTTAACCGGTGATGCAAACGACTATATTGGAAAAGGGTTATCAGGCGGAAGAATTGTCGCAAAAGCACCATCTGTCAATTCCTTTGACGCCAAAGATAATGTCATTATTGGAAATGTGGCTTTTTACGGTGCAACAAGTGGGGAAGCTTTTATTAACGGAAAAGCAGGAGAGCGATTTGCTGTTCGTAACAGTGGGGCGAGTATAGTTGTAGAAGGCATAGGTGACCACGGCTTAGAATATATGACTGGTGGAGAAGTGGTCATATTAGGAGATGTAGGGAAAAACTTTGCAGCTGGTATGTCAGGTGGAGTAGCCTATGTATTATCTAAAGATGCTGAACAATTTAAAGCATTATGCAATAAAGAAATGATTATCTTTGAAAAGTTAGAAGAACGAGCAGAAATAGAGAGAATAAAAGGGCTCCTTGAAAAACATATGGAACTAACAGATAGTTTAGCAGCTCAACAAGTGCTTGCTAATTGGGATAAATACGTACAACAGTTTGTGAAAGTGATTCCGAAAGACTATAAACGAATGATTGCAAATATTCAAAAAGGGTTGGAAGGCGGCCTGTCAGAAGAGGCAGCTGCAATGGAAGCATTTGAGAATAATTCCAAACAAGACAAAAAAAAACAAACAAATAAAATAACCGTATTAGTGCAGTAG
- a CDS encoding LysR family transcriptional regulator: protein MELRQLKYFIEVAEREHVSEAAEHLHVAQSAVSRQIANLEDELGVQLFEREGRNVKLTSIGKIFLTHSLSIIKSVDQAIEQVNAYLDPERGSIKIGFPTSLASHLLPTVISAFKEKHPHVKFHLRQGSYHFLTEGVKNRDLDLAFLGPVPTDDFLLTGNILFTEKIFALLPSNHVLSERRALRLRDLRNDQFVLFPEGYILQKIAFDACKQEGFLPNINAEGEDLDAIKGLVSAGMGVTLLPESTFYDNVPKFTVKIPIEDPIISRTVGIIVPSNRESPPSVQTFRRFIIDFFTILEKYQ, encoded by the coding sequence ATGGAACTTAGACAATTAAAATACTTTATTGAGGTAGCGGAAAGGGAACATGTTTCAGAGGCTGCTGAACATCTTCATGTTGCTCAATCTGCTGTTAGTCGCCAAATTGCAAATTTAGAAGATGAATTAGGCGTTCAATTATTCGAACGAGAAGGTAGAAACGTAAAATTAACTTCGATTGGAAAAATTTTTTTAACCCATTCTCTTTCCATCATTAAGTCGGTTGATCAAGCTATTGAACAAGTAAATGCCTATTTGGATCCCGAAAGAGGTTCCATTAAAATAGGCTTTCCAACTAGTCTTGCTAGTCATTTGCTGCCAACCGTTATTTCTGCCTTTAAAGAAAAACACCCGCATGTAAAATTTCACTTGAGGCAGGGCTCTTATCATTTTTTAACCGAAGGAGTAAAAAACAGAGATTTAGATTTAGCCTTCTTAGGTCCTGTTCCAACAGACGACTTTTTATTAACGGGAAACATTCTGTTTACAGAAAAAATCTTTGCCTTATTGCCAAGTAACCATGTGTTAAGTGAAAGAAGAGCACTTAGATTACGTGATTTGCGTAATGATCAATTTGTTTTATTTCCAGAAGGGTATATATTGCAAAAAATCGCTTTTGATGCGTGTAAACAAGAAGGGTTTTTACCAAATATAAATGCAGAAGGCGAGGATTTAGATGCGATAAAAGGATTAGTTTCTGCAGGAATGGGTGTGACACTTTTACCAGAAAGTACTTTCTATGACAATGTTCCAAAGTTTACAGTGAAAATTCCAATTGAAGACCCCATTATTAGCCGAACGGTTGGTATTATCGTCCCAAGCAATCGGGAATCTCCTCCATCTGTTCAAACCTTTCGCAGATTTATCATCGACTTTTTTACTATATTAGAAAAATACCAGTAA
- a CDS encoding transposase, with the protein MTIIRQGSLFDLQELYNLEPTQRFEAIFSSIDIDPIFAVVTKKSRFGRPVKLNYAAMIYSLVARITERISFIKDLVKRLQNDMIFRLDCGFLVSDTIPSEAAYSRMVTILSESNVLEKVQGTLLHQAISEGFISDDTVAIDATHFLAKDGAPPKEEQPKSEPKKRGRKSKEEYEKWLIEKAELEANLPLFDKKIEDQLDIPLADLRAEIPQDPQWGVKKNSEGKNVFWYGFKAHLAVGTSSQYILQSLLSSANLNDGKAAIPLLKGIHERISLSSLLYETMDAGYDFEAVYTQIHRMGHRAVIAYNKRNEPEPIGFDKHFAPTCVREHSYRYDSFEVKYETLKYTRPNECKDCPLANDALCQKVYKVKITTDLRKFTAPARGSQTWKKIFKRRTAVERVNAYLKGYFQLNNVRYRTGKKAKVHFDLVTLVYNASKLAADRLNQMLNQQQVA; encoded by the coding sequence ATGACTATTATACGACAAGGAAGCCTATTTGACCTACAAGAATTATATAATTTAGAACCTACCCAACGTTTTGAAGCTATTTTTTCTTCTATTGATATAGACCCAATCTTCGCTGTGGTAACGAAGAAATCACGTTTTGGAAGACCCGTTAAGTTGAACTATGCAGCGATGATTTATTCACTCGTTGCTAGAATCACAGAGCGTATTTCATTTATTAAAGATTTAGTGAAAAGATTACAGAATGACATGATTTTTCGCCTTGATTGTGGCTTTTTAGTGTCAGATACTATTCCGTCAGAAGCAGCTTATTCCAGAATGGTCACAATCCTCAGTGAATCGAATGTACTTGAAAAAGTCCAAGGAACCTTGCTTCATCAAGCGATTTCAGAAGGTTTTATTTCCGATGACACAGTAGCCATTGACGCTACACACTTTCTCGCAAAAGATGGAGCACCACCAAAGGAAGAACAACCGAAAAGTGAACCGAAAAAGCGTGGGCGTAAATCAAAAGAAGAATATGAAAAATGGCTCATTGAAAAGGCGGAACTGGAAGCCAATCTGCCTCTTTTTGATAAAAAAATCGAAGATCAGTTAGACATTCCTTTAGCCGACCTTCGAGCTGAAATTCCTCAAGATCCACAGTGGGGTGTGAAAAAAAACAGTGAAGGAAAAAACGTTTTTTGGTATGGATTTAAAGCTCATTTGGCTGTTGGAACATCCAGTCAATATATTCTTCAATCCCTTCTTTCTTCGGCCAACTTGAATGACGGAAAGGCTGCGATTCCTTTATTAAAAGGAATTCATGAACGAATATCGCTTTCTTCTTTACTCTATGAAACAATGGACGCTGGTTACGATTTTGAAGCCGTTTATACGCAAATACATCGAATGGGTCATCGAGCTGTGATTGCTTATAATAAACGCAATGAACCAGAACCAATTGGTTTTGATAAGCATTTCGCTCCTACTTGTGTCCGTGAACATTCCTATCGCTATGATAGCTTTGAAGTAAAATATGAAACACTAAAATACACACGTCCAAACGAATGTAAAGACTGTCCACTAGCCAATGATGCTCTATGTCAAAAGGTGTATAAAGTAAAAATCACTACAGATTTAAGAAAATTTACAGCGCCAGCACGTGGATCTCAAACATGGAAAAAAATCTTCAAAAGACGCACGGCGGTAGAACGTGTGAATGCTTATCTTAAGGGATATTTCCAATTAAACAATGTTCGTTATCGTACAGGAAAAAAGGCTAAAGTCCATTTTGACCTCGTTACGTTAGTTTATAATGCTTCAAAATTAGCTGCAGACCGTCTTAATCAAATGTTAAATCAACAACAAGTTGCTTAA
- the gltD gene encoding glutamate synthase small subunit produces the protein MGKATGFIEFNREEAEERNPLSRLKDFKKYSAPFSDEVLQRQGARCMDCATPFCHIGMEIAGTTSGCPIHNLIPEWNDLVYRGRWKEALERLLKTNNFPEFTGSACPAPCEGSCTVAISDPAVAIKNIERTIINKGFENGWIQPRIPARRTGKKVAIIGSGPAGLASADQLNQAGHSVTVYERADRPGGLLMYGIPNMKIEKKEVERRVKLLTQEGIDFITNTEVGKDITASQLREKYDAVILCTGAQKQRDLVMEGRDAEGVHFAMDYLSGVTKSLLDSNFQDKNFIDAAGKDVIVIGGGDTGADCVATALRQNCKSVVQFGKHPKLGVVRTSENMWPAAPNIFTLDYAYEEAEQKFGEDPRQYGIQTKKLVKDEDGRLKELHTVSMEKVKQEDGTFIFKEIPGTEKIWPAQLVFIAIGFEGPEQPVLKHFGLETSNRKVAAVYGDFTTNIEGVFAAGDARRGQSLIVWAINEGREVARKVDEYLMGASILPTVNA, from the coding sequence ATGGGGAAAGCAACTGGATTCATCGAATTTAATCGGGAGGAAGCGGAAGAAAGAAATCCGCTTTCCCGCCTAAAAGATTTTAAAAAATATTCTGCTCCTTTCTCTGATGAGGTACTTCAAAGACAAGGAGCACGATGTATGGACTGTGCAACACCATTCTGCCATATTGGGATGGAAATTGCGGGAACTACATCAGGTTGTCCAATCCATAACTTAATTCCTGAGTGGAACGATTTAGTCTATAGAGGGCGATGGAAAGAAGCCTTAGAGAGATTATTAAAAACGAATAACTTTCCTGAGTTTACCGGCAGTGCTTGTCCAGCTCCATGTGAAGGATCTTGTACGGTTGCTATATCTGACCCAGCAGTTGCGATTAAAAATATTGAACGAACTATTATTAATAAAGGGTTTGAAAACGGCTGGATTCAACCGCGTATTCCTGCAAGGAGAACAGGAAAGAAAGTTGCAATCATTGGATCAGGACCAGCCGGGCTTGCAAGTGCAGATCAATTAAATCAAGCAGGGCATTCTGTAACAGTATATGAAAGAGCGGATAGACCTGGCGGATTATTAATGTATGGCATACCGAATATGAAAATCGAGAAAAAAGAAGTAGAGCGAAGAGTGAAGTTACTAACACAAGAGGGTATTGATTTTATTACCAATACAGAGGTAGGAAAAGACATAACAGCTTCACAGTTAAGAGAAAAGTATGATGCAGTCATTCTATGTACTGGCGCTCAAAAACAAAGGGATTTAGTGATGGAAGGCAGAGATGCAGAGGGTGTTCACTTTGCAATGGACTATTTATCTGGCGTTACGAAAAGTTTATTAGATTCTAATTTTCAAGACAAAAACTTCATCGATGCTGCTGGAAAAGATGTTATTGTTATTGGCGGTGGTGATACAGGTGCTGATTGTGTAGCGACTGCCCTTCGTCAAAACTGCAAAAGCGTTGTTCAATTTGGTAAACATCCAAAGCTAGGCGTTGTGCGAACAAGTGAGAATATGTGGCCAGCTGCCCCAAATATTTTCACCTTAGATTATGCGTATGAAGAAGCTGAACAAAAATTTGGCGAAGATCCAAGACAGTATGGCATTCAAACGAAAAAGCTGGTAAAAGACGAAGATGGAAGATTAAAAGAATTACACACAGTTTCGATGGAAAAAGTAAAGCAAGAAGACGGAACGTTTATATTTAAAGAGATTCCAGGTACGGAAAAAATTTGGCCAGCACAATTAGTTTTTATCGCAATCGGCTTTGAAGGACCAGAACAACCTGTATTAAAGCATTTTGGTCTAGAAACATCGAACCGCAAAGTTGCTGCAGTATACGGTGATTTTACAACAAATATTGAAGGTGTTTTTGCAGCTGGAGATGCACGAAGAGGCCAAAGTTTGATTGTGTGGGCAATTAACGAAGGAAGAGAAGTTGCTAGAAAAGTAGATGAATACTTAATGGGAGCTTCCATTTTACCTACTGTAAATGCATAA